The genomic DNA aataaaagccttgttttgttccaacaaaacacaaacacattcagaaTCAGATGAGGGTCAAATTAGAGAAATATCCCAACTAAAGGCTGAGGGTTTTTTCTTATCGTGTAATGCAGAGGTTTCTGTGTATATTTGTCACTACACGCCATTTAGTCTGAAATTTTATTTCacttagggctgcaactaatgattatctTCATAATCTATTGATCGtttgattattttcaccattattcgattattttgtccataaaatattagaaactgttgaaaaatgGTGAttctgtttcccaaaccttttttaaccctttttgttaaatagagcaaagaaactagaaaatattcacatttaagcaactgaaaaaacagttaaatataGTTGTTAATTTAGTATTGATTAATGATTGCAGCCCTACTtcagttaacatttttaatttgtagttTATACATTTAGCAAAAATAACCcaagcatcatcatcatgaatgGGAGTAATGACCAAAACTATGAAAATAAAGCCTGAACATGAGCTCGCTGAATCAGTGAAAGATTTCTAAGCTTGGCTCTCCTTCTCACAACAATCACTCTACAGACAAAGGTCTTTAACCATCATACATTCTAGTGGTTAAGGGTGTGTCTCAGACTAATCCACTTATCTTAGTGTTTGCATCAGGGACAGCGTACAAATGCCAACGAGAAGGACTTGCAGGACGGACACTGATAAAACGTCCTCCACCCAACATgaccaacagaaaaaaaacaagttattttccTTCACTGTAGTTGAGTATATTCTTCCACTCAAAGACCACAGAGCAGGACTGACCCCGTCCGTGCCAAGTTTGTCTACAAATACCATCacgctgttgtgtttgtttttacctgagCATTCAGTGCATATCTGCATTTGATGCCAAAACAGAGTCGGATCTGGACATAAGTGTCGATGCTGGTGGAGATGACCAGTGCAGAAATCCCTCTGAGAGTCAAGAGCTGTCACAGCCGCGAGTGGCTTCACAACATTCTACACACTGAGGTTTAAATATTGTCCCTTTGGATAAAAGTAGACTGTAAAAAATCACAGGATTGTGTCTCATATTGCATGTGTTACGACTTAGCACCGAGTCCAGGAGGGTATGTGTAGACAAACCTGTATGGCGCTTTCCCattacacagttctagcactactcggctctactcggCCTGGTATCAGTCACGTCGTTCATAGCACCTCCTCAACGAGGACGGGGTcttcacagcacggctgcacgagactgccgtgacgttgttttataagtgacacaaacaagtCAAAGCAGTCGTTTTTAACTGAAACATCAAGcttaaataaaaagatttgatcacagaatggttcagtacttcctgcatgaccggagcacagactccgtctgacacagtcactgaactgaaatacggctgaacgggttgtgatccCGCGGTtatgtcgctaaatacaccagacttctgttaAATaaattttagaaatgtccttgctaaattaGTGGttaacacattttcaggattttttcaGAGCAGgtcccattaaaaaaaaagcaccaggtaccctCACTGATGGAAAGGCAAAAAACGAGTcgagccaagtagtgctagaagaGTATAATGGAAGAGCGCTGTGAGACTTTCAACTTTATAATAGGACGTTTGGGGTTGTCCTGCTCTCTGCTCACGCTCCAGTGAGGAAAAGGGGAAGCTGTGATGTGATTAGCCTGAGCCTCAGCTGCAGTgttgaggagcaggagcagcagaagtTGTCACATTTATCCTTttcattatgaaaacaaaactaactAGTGAAGAGTGTATGCACTTGGAAAGTGGATGAGGTTTTAAGCCATGACACAAAGAATGACTATTCTAGTGATTGTTCCCTTGTTACAAAACAATCCTCCATGAACCATCGAGGTCAACAGTAGCAGATGAGATGTGTACATGTGCTTCATCGGCTGAGTCTGTGGCGCCGCCGCCCTGTCCATCACGTGTCCCAGTCCAGCTCTCTGCAGGCAATACGGACCAGTCTGAGCTCCAGTTCAAAGGCGTCGGGCCGTTCCTGAGGGTTGGCCGACAACATCTCCCTGATCAGCTGCTTCATGTGGCTGTTCATGCTCTTTTTCCTGGCGGGGATTAGCAGCTCCATCTTTGGGTTCTCCAGCAGGGCCTCGCCTAGAGGTACAATCTCTGTGCCCTGCTGCACATAGCTCCCCAGCAGCTCCTTCTGAGTTTCCACATCCACAAACGTGATGCGCTCCACCATGGCCCAGATAATCACCCCCAGGGCAAAGATATCCGCCTTGGCCGTGTAGTGACCCTCCCAAACCTCTGGGGCCATGTAGAAGTCTGTTCCACAAGCCGTGGACAGGAAGCACTTGTTGACGCTGGCCGGCTCCTCTGGGTTGAGCCCAGAGGTGGAGCAGACTTTGCTCAGGCCGAAGTCGGCCACCTTTAGTGTGGGCTCGGATGAGCCGGTCGGCGTGCAAGCCTGGGAGATGAGGATGTTGTCTGGTTTGAGGTCGCGGTGTATGATCTGGTTGCGGTGCAGGAAGGCCAAGGCGCTGCCCAGCTGCAGCATGAAGCTGGTGTTGGTCTTGCGACTGGGCTTGCGGGACAGAAGGTAGGCGTTCATGTCACCCCCGTCACAGAAGTCCATGACGAACCACAAGTAGTAGGCACAGCAGGGGTCAAAGGTGATCTCGCCTTTAAGAGATGTCTCCACCAGCTGCATCAGacacacggagagagaaagACCAGATTAAACGAAGGGCAAAGGTCAAATGAACTCATAGAGAAATATATGGAGAGTAAAAGGATAGGGCTacaacaattaatcaatgattagacaattactaaattaattccAAACTCTGATTTATctgctgcttaaatgtgaatattcactgttttttctgctccatgtaacaaagaaatcattaaaactgaataattttatattgtaaacaaagcaagacatttaagaacatcattattttgaggtttaggaAACAATGATCAtcatatttttaacattttctgtcatttcacggactgaaaaatgaatcaattaatcaagaaaataattcaaatatgaATTCAACATGAAACTAATTAACtgattaatttatttgtaaCCGACTACAAAACAAATTGCCatctgttttgataatcgacaTTTGACTCATGTCTTCTAATTCGTTTTGGAAACGAATTGACATTTTTCATAATTGTCTAAAATTGTAAGTATAAAAACAATcaagaaatgtttgtttctgtaattTTAAGATGGGAAAAGAATCCAATTATAACTTATGCACAGAGGGAACTTTAGGGAGGAAATGTGTGTAACCACTCACAAGAAAAAGACCAAGAATGATGATAaccatctgctgctgcacaggaaGTGTGTTGGTGGCTGTTTTAAATTAGGTTGCctcttaataaataaaacaaaacaatttaatgGACCTCTTTAGTGAACAAAATGCCATGactatttcacaataaaagccttgaaaaaacaactgaaacacaagtgattttactttgaaactggtatagaaagtgttgtgtttctgaCATTGTTTTGAGGGATATTGACTGTTCAGGGAGAAAATAGCATTGAGACAGGCATCAGACATGTCTGACATGTCAGATGAAGAggaaagaatgttttttttttttacaagtaaATGCGTGGTTTGGTGGTCTAAATATAGGGATGACAGTTGTAGTGTTCGTTTCACTcaggtgtttgtttacatgccACGAGACCTCACATGGTTTTAGACAGCATGTCTCAAGGAGAGTGACGGATTCCTTTCTCACctctgggttgttgttttttccacaaatgatgcatttttgtTCTCAAAAAGTTGATCAATCTTGCTAAGGTTAAAGAAACCTaattttttcatccaaaagtaaatgtttgtgtttgttttttgatgacctgtgtcttgtatttaatatttacttcaTGTGTTACTTCATcaaaaaggaggaagaaaagaaaatcagctaaAGAAACgggccaaaaaaaaaccatttgcATACAATTTCGGCCATTGGCTGCCCTGATTTGTAAAAAAacgaatgaaatgaaaaaatctgtgttaaatataaacacagcatATTAAATACCAACTTTTGGAGCCCACACGTTGTGACTATAGTGATTCAGGTCAGGGGGTCAGACCTAAAGTCTGTTGAGTTCAGTTTGGACTCAGATAATCCAAGCCCATTCAGAATCTGGAGTATTAAACAATTCCTTGCAGAAAACCCAGGTTTTGGTAAAACGGCCTCAGGGTTTTCAATAGGCCAATCATCAAAGCATCCACTACACAGAATGAATGGGTGCAAATTATCCCTCAGTTTGTGGTCAGATAATTCTGCTCTATTATCATATGTTATTCTGTGAGCATGTGCTGGAACGCCACAGAGCAATAGGGGGAAGCGGGGGGTAGAGAGCTGTAATAAAGGGATTCTGGGAAAGTGGCCAACGCTAGCATTGCAGAAAACTGAATGAAAGGTTTGACAATAGCTCTGCGTGTTCATGAGAGGCTATAATCAAGAACTGGCAGAGTCTGAGAGGCTGCAGGCATTTTGATGGGGGAGGGACGTCCTCCACCCACCctcaccccacacacacccctACTCGAACCTGACATGGCAGCCAACAACAATGATCCTGGTTggatcatttttgttgttggctGCCACAACAAAACTTCCAGCTCTTCCCAACTAGGAATAAGCACAAATACTCAAttattaaactgaaaaatgttcaaGAAAATTTAAAAATTTTGTGGTGCATCTATGACCTTGGGGTGGCAAATAATTTTGGATCgctgagaaaaaaagttaattttgaGGATTTTTCAGGCAGTTTATGGTCCAAGCGGGtactcaattaattgagaaaataattgacagactAATCGGTATGAAAATGatcagttgcagccctactttaaAAAGCCCTATTTTTAGGACAATACGATGAATTTTGCAGGAGTTTTAAAAAAGCCCTGTCGCATTCTCACTAGCCATCAAGCAGCATTACTCCAGCAATCATGCTTAGGGGTAGGGTTACCAACACCAGTTGTTAGACACCATGACGTTCCAGAACTCAGTTTGAGGAAGTTTTCTTTATCTGGACCTCTCCAGATTTTATATAACCACCCCTGACGGAAACAATGCCATAACTGGAGGGTGTTGAATGGGCAGATCACCATTAAATAACATAAGGTTATCTGATGTTTGTTGTCAAGGGCTTTAAAGTGAAAGTTTCTGGAGGGTTTTAAGTTTATTTTCCACATAAGATGAACTCAACCTATCCTTTAAATGAACATTagtctataaaaaaaatatttctaatgcttttaaattgttttgaaCTGCAAGAGCTGTGATAATCGGCGTctagaatgtttttgtttgatttgaatgataattatttaattttatctgCTCACTGTTATTCTTCACTACTTGACAGACTGGTTGTTCCTCCCGAATTACTACAAAGCCACACCTGCTCGGAAAGCACTACACTGTTGGAGATACTAAAGTCTGTTGATGTGTCTCAGGATGCATTTACCAGCTAAAGAAGTAACATGAGttgacaaatacaaacaattcAGTACTGACACATTGTCAGCACTGACTTAGAACCAGCTTCAGACATGGTTGAAAACCATGGTTGAAAACCATGTCTGCCAACTGAAAAAAGGTTTTAGCCTCTTAATGAAAGTAGCACCCCTAATAAAATCTGAAATTAGCAAACTGTTCTCTCTACCACACCATTTGTCCATTGACAAAATCAGGGGACACAGAAATTGCTGGTCTACAGCTGCCTCATTTGGTGAATTTGTGTATGTTTAATGAAATCTGaaggaaggatttcaaacaccaaagtaacaaaataacaagtTTGAACTAAATGGAGGAGGCAGCAtaggatcaacaactccagtgtgttgtgatgtaaatgcagcgattttctctatggactttggtataGGGATACCTCATCCAATCAAACTTCAACAAAACTTGCCAATACATCTGTGTAACTTCGAACTACTATCAAGTGAAGTCCTTGTCCTTACCTCCAGGTAGAGCGGAGAGCTGGAACCATGGTTCATTCTCTGGGCCAGCTGGTCCCGCTGCAGGATACACTCCTCCAGGTGGATGACGTTCGGGTGCTGGCTTTGGATGCTGCTGAGGGCCCAGAACTCCCGCAGGGCCAGTTCCACATTCTCTGGAGAGTGGCAGCGGATCTTCTTCACGGCCACACGGGCCCCCGTACGTTTCACCACTGCCTCATAAACCACGCCGTAACTGCCGCGCCCCACCTCCTGGATCAGCTCGTACTTCGGCTGACTGCTTACCATCCTAGTCCTCACTGTGGAGAAACAACATGGCCATGTCAGATTGACCTTGAACCAATAGTGAGAGAATTTAAAGGAATCAGCAAAGCATCGGTGAGTATTGTTACAAAGCCAGGATTGGACGTGATGTGGgccatttttgccattttgatATAATCTGCATTGgctgattatttaaataataaagcaaattattacttatttaagtttatattttattctgtcAAACTTGATAGATACTGCAAAAAATGCACCTAAACTTTGCAATTTCATACAAAAAATGATCTGGAAAAGGTTTAAATTTTTACTGAAATGTTGGTTTCCAATGTTAAattcatacattatttttatttaaaatccacagcagagcagagctaAAATGCAGATTGGAAAGACAGACCAATAAACGCTTATTTAAGTTAAGAAATTGTGGTCACAAAcggtcacatttaataatggaTAGCgaggaaaaaaatcatgccAGAATATAAATCACTATATCACTACTAGGGATAAGTATGAATAATCTGCACTTAACAAGCACCAGTTTCTCATTGGTTAGTATCAAAGTATCAATAAGCATTGACAACAGTGCCACTACCTCCTCAACTGacaaagcagcaaaaaacaGTGTCTTTATAAGATGGATTATCATCTACAGTGATCAATAAAAAAGATGGAAAGGACATGAAGGAACAGGAACCTCTGAGATGGAGACTGCCGTCCTCTCCCTTGACAACCCATCTGAACATCACATTGATAATCACTTTGGATTGTATCATTTGATAAAACTAatcaaaattaatattttctggtttattgcTCCACTTATCAGAGAAATCAGTTTGGTAAAGAGCAATTGACATTTTATGTCACcttatggaccaaacatctAACTgaataatcaagaaaataatcaacaacaatcatcaatcaatcaatcaattataaaaacaatcgttagttgcacCACAATGTATAGAGATTTGCACTTCCAAAACCCtattaaataaatcagcatTAAGGCTCCATCCACACTAGTGAGTTTTCATTTAATAAAGCCTGAATTCTGTTCTGGACACACAACGcctaaaaaacaaagaagtttgAAAACTCCATTTGAGTCTGGACAAGAAAAAAACGTGAAACTTTGGTAACAATC from Solea senegalensis isolate Sse05_10M linkage group LG20, IFAPA_SoseM_1, whole genome shotgun sequence includes the following:
- the pdik1l gene encoding serine/threonine-protein kinase pdik1l, with the protein product MVSSQPKYELIQEVGRGSYGVVYEAVVKRTGARVAVKKIRCHSPENVELALREFWALSSIQSQHPNVIHLEECILQRDQLAQRMNHGSSSPLYLELVETSLKGEITFDPCCAYYLWFVMDFCDGGDMNAYLLSRKPSRKTNTSFMLQLGSALAFLHRNQIIHRDLKPDNILISQACTPTGSSEPTLKVADFGLSKVCSTSGLNPEEPASVNKCFLSTACGTDFYMAPEVWEGHYTAKADIFALGVIIWAMVERITFVDVETQKELLGSYVQQGTEIVPLGEALLENPKMELLIPARKKSMNSHMKQLIREMLSANPQERPDAFELELRLVRIACRELDWDT